CATTTTTATAGATTTATCAATAATTTTTTACATCAGAAGTATGGGAATACAAACAAAATTTTCTATATTAGTCGGGTTTTCTAACTGAGAAAAACATAAAGTTAGGATGAGTGGATTAAAGAGAAAAGTATCATACTTCCAAAGTATGTATACATACTAAAAAAAACACATAAAAATAATGTATATGAAAGGTAATATAAAACCAGTTATGCAATTTGCAGCTGTATCACTAGCCCTACTGTCTGTAGGAATGCATACCGGTATTGTAGTTATGCCTATATTTGCTGGGTATAAGTTTGGAATGATATTGATCGCTTTCTTGCTTCTGTTTACCTCTATGCTTTTTTAATTAAATTAGGGAAGTAATTAAGAGCGTAACATGTCTGAACTAGATTATTTGCATTAGGTGCTCGTAAAAATATTTTTGTAAGATAATACAATTTTTAAGAACCATAAAACACAAAATGTAATGACTTATTACACAGAAGAGGGGCTCGAGCTTCTTAAGCAGGAACTAAGTTGGCTAAAAAGTGAGGGGCGTATAAAAGTAGCTAACGACCTTTCGGAAGCCAGAGAAAAGGGAGATTTAAGTGAAAATGCAGAATATGATGCTGCTAGAGATGCACAAGGTTTATTAGAAGCAAAAATTGCATCCTTGGAACAACTTATTGCAAATGCTAGGGTATTAGACGAACGTGAAATAGATCTGTCTAGAATTTCTATTCTTTGTAAAACACGTGTGAAAAACAAAAAAACAGGTGTAGAGTCTGTCTTTATGCTCGTTTCTCAAGAAGAAGCAGATTTAAAAAAAGGAAAAATATCAGTAAATTCTCCTATGGGTAAAGGATTATTAGGTAAAAAAGTAGGTGAATTTGCGTTAATAGACACTCCTTCTGGTCTTATTGAACTAGAAATATTAGAAATTGGATTAAGTCTTTAATATTTTTTGCACAGTGCAAAGTACAGAAAGACTTGCTGTAATCTTTTATTTCTGTTAAATTAAATAACCTAAGTAAAACATAATTTTACCAACTATGGCTTTAAGAATAACGGATGCATGTATTAATTGTGGGGCATGTGAGGTCGAGTGTCCAAATACTGCAATATATGAGGGTGGCATGGAATGGCAATGGTCAAAGGGTACACAGTTGAAGACAGTAGAATTAAATGGAGAAAGCTTTGATGCTACCATGCCACAGGCTCCTTATGCAAGCGATATATTTTACATTGCTAAAGAAAAATGTACTGAATGTGTAGGGTTTCATGAAGAACCTCAATGTGCAGCAGTTTGTCCAGTAGATTGCTGTGTATTAGATTTAGATTATCCGGAAGACAGGGAAAAACTACTGGAAAAGAAGATTTTTTTGCATGGGGAATAAAATTCCCAAAACCATAACACTTAAATTTTATTATCAGTGGAAGTACAAAAAGGGAAAGAAGAAGTTTACTCCAAAAGAGTAAATGCAGGAAAAAGGGTTTATTTCTTTGACATAAAAGAAACAAAAGATAAGGAATATTATCTTACCATTACAGAAAGTAAAAAACGGACAGAAGAAAAAGGAATTTCTTATGAAAAACATAAAATCTTTTTGTATAAAGAAGATATAAGCAAATTTACCCATGCGCTTAATGACGTTTTTCATTACTTTAAAGATTCATTAATGCCTGATTATGAATTTGATAAAACAGAATAGAAAATAAATATAATAGGCCTTGTTATGATTACATTGTGTATAACCATACACGGGTTCTTTACAAGGTTTTTATAAAAACAAACAATTAGAAATTTATGTACATGTTTGTTATATGGCTTTAAAATGTGGAATTGTTGGCTTACCTAATGTGGGTAAATCTATGTTATTTAATGCCTTATCAAATGGTAGTGCTGCTTCTGCGAACTTTCCATTTTGTACTATAGAACCTAATTTAGGTGTAGTAGCTGTACCGGATGAACGCATGAGCGTGCTTGCCACATTAGCTAATTCTAAGCATATCATACCTACATCTATAGAATTTGTAGATATAGCTGGACTAGTACAAGGTGCACATAGTGGAGAGGGGTTAGGCAATAAATTTCTTGGTCACATCCGAGAGGTAGATGCTATTGTTCATGTAATCAGATGTTTTAAAGATGATAATGTGGTACATGTAGCAGGTAGTATAGATCCTGCTTTTGATAAGCAAATTATTGACCATGAATTACGTTGCAAAGATATAGACTCACTTACTAAAAGGCTATCCAAGGTAGAAAAACTTGCGAAAACTGGATCAAAGCCACATCAACAAGAATATGAACTACTAAATCACTTGCTGAAAACATTAGAACAGGATGGTGATATACGTAACATTCAATTAAAACCAACCGAGCAAGAAATGGTTCAATCTTGGCAATTGTTAACTTCAAAACCAGTCATATACTTTGCTAATGTTGATGAAGCTACACTACTTGGTAAGTCAAATGCGTATTTATCATCTCTAAAAAAAGCTATTGCTGAAGAAAATGCTGAAATAGTTATCGGTTGTGCAGCATTAGAGGTTCAGTTTAATGCTTTAGACGGTGATGAAAAACAATTCTTTTTAGAAGAATATAAACTTACAGAATCAGGATTAGATAAGCTCATTCGGTCGGCTTATGAGCTGCTTCGACTCATTACCTATTTTACGGTAGGTCCACAGGAGGTGCGTGCATGGACCATTGAAAAAGGCACTAAGGCTCCAGAGGCAGCAGGCGTTATACATAGTGACTTCCAACGTGGCTTTATTAAAGCAGAAGTAATTTCTTTTCAAGACTATAAAACATTTAAAAATGAAAATGCCTGCCGAGAAGCCGGAAAATTGCGGATCGAAGGTAAGGATTACATGGTACAGGATGGAGATGTGATGCTTTTTCGCTTTAATGTATAGCGTAGCGCTCTAAATAAATGAAAATGCTAAAACTTATTTACTCCTGACCAAAATAGGCAATAACAACATTGCAATGACCTAATGGACTTCAATCATATCGCTTCAAACGGAAAGACTTATGTAACACAATAAGCATTAAAAAATTACACTAAAGCTACTAAAAGTTTTTCAACCGTTTATACAACAATTCGATAACAAACAACATGTCAGATCTCTCAACGCCAAACTGCCCAAAACAATCTATTTATAATATAACGTTAAAAGACCTTTCTGATTGGTTAATAGAACAAGGTGAAAAATCTTTTCGTGCTACACAGATTTGGAATTGGTTATATGTTAAGCGTGTGGATACCTTTAGTGAGATGAGCGACTTGAGCATATCTACTCGATGGTTATTGGACAAACATTTCTCCCTAACCACTATGGTAGAAGACACCCTTCAACGTTCAAAAGATGGGACTATAAAGTGCTTACTTAAATTATCTGATGGAAATCTAATTGAAACAGTTTTGATGAAGCATGCATATGGACTATCCATTTGTGTTACTACACAAGTTGGTTGTAATATTGGTTGTACCTTCTGTGCCAGTGGACTTTTAACAAAAAGCAGAGATTTAACAGCCGGAGAGATCGTAGAACAGGTCCGTTACATGCAAAAAAAGTTAGACTTAGAAGCTGACAAGAAAAGAGTCAGTCATATTGTAGTGATGGGTATTGGAGAGCCTTTTGACAATTACGATAATGTTTTACGTTTTATACGAATTGTAAATCATCCTCAAGGACTCGCCATTGGTGCACGGCATATTACTGTTTCTACAAGTGGATTAGACCGTAAAATTAGAGCTTTTGCACATGAGGGACTACAGGTAAATCTAGCACTCTCCTTACATGCAGCCAACAATGAGTTGCGTACACGTATCATGAAGCTGAACAAGGCTATTCCAATAGAAAAATTAATGGAAGCAGTTGACTATTATTTAGATCAAACCAATAGAAGAATAACATTTGAATACATCTTACTTAAAGATGTAAATGATTTAGAATCATCTGCCTTTGACCTAGCTAATCTAATCTTAGCTAGAAATCGTCTTCATTTAATTCATGTAAATCTTATTCCTTATAATCCTGTGCATGAGTTCGATCATTACAAACGAAGTGAGTCAAAAGCAATCCATCGTTTTGTTTCTATTTTACGTGCGCAAGGTATTAATGCAGTCGTACGTGGTGAACATGGCACTGATATTGATGCCGCTTGTGGACAGTTACGCAGCAAGCAATTAAAAGCCAGAGCTGCTATTCGTCCTATTGCTATTGGTATAAATTCTTAAAAATCGTAACTTAGCTCCCGCTAATGCCATACTTACATACCTAATCCAAGTACAAATAAGGCATCTAACCCACATTCCGCACCAAAAAATGCAAATCTTACAATTATTTTATAATTGATTACTAATAATTTTTATAATTGTATAGTAATATACTTTCATAGCCAAAGTAAAACTTTGTACAGAGTATAAGTTTTAGAAACTACTAATTAGTAATAATTTTTTGCTTTACTATTGTATGGTAACTTTTTATTTAGTATAATGAGGAAGCAAACCTAATCATTCATTATGAAATGAGTGTTTCATTAAACAATATATTCTACAAAATGTTGTTTTTGAAGTAATATTAAATAGTTTTGATGTTATCAATTGATCTTAATTTAATTAATAAGAATCTAAAAAAAGGTGCGGAATGTGGGATCTAAGATAAGTAGGAATAACCTACAACATTGCATAACAATATGTAAAAATAAATGGAACAGTACCAAAAGCAATATCTGCTTAAGATTGTTTGGTTGATCTGATATTGATTTTTAATACAGGTTAATGTTGTAGTGTTTGACGAATAAATAAAATTATAAAATTATGTCTAAAATAAATGTTAGTAAAGAAGAAATTTTACAGTATCATGCAGCATTTCCTGCAGGTAAAATAGGTACATGTGTTACGAAACCTTTGAGTACTCCTCGTGATGTTGTTATGGCTTATACACCTGGTGTAGGTACTGTTTGTGAAGAAATAATGGCTGTTAGTGAGCAGGTGTATAAATATACAGGGAAGTCCAACCTTGTTGGTGTAATTTCAAATGGTACAGCTGTATTAGGTTATGGCCATATTGGACCATTGGCAGCTAAGCCAGTTATGGAAGCAAAGGCAATGATCTTAAAACGCTTTGCTGGAGTAGATGCCTTTGACATTGAAATAGATGCTACTACTCCAGAAGATGTCATTAAGGTAGTTAAAGCTATTGCGCCTACTTTTGGCGCACTGAACTTGGAAGACATTAAAGCTCCTGAATGTTTTCAAATTGAGCAAGAACTTATTGCACAATTGGATATACCTGTAATGCATGACGATCAGCATGCTACTGCTATTGTAGCTAGTGCTGCGTTACTGAATGCGCTATTGATTGCTAATAAAGACCTTGCAAAGGTACGTATTACTTTTAGTGGGGCAGGTGCAGGTGCTATAGCTACAGCAAAGCTTTTGATTGCCTTAGGTGCCAATCCATCACACATTATCATGTGTGATAGAAAAGGGGTGATTCGTGCTGATAGAGCAGAGTTAGATCCACTCAAAGCTCCTTTTGCTACTGATCATTCAGTACATACTTTACATGATGCTGTAGTAGATGCAGATGTATTTATAGGCCTCTCTTCTGGAAATGTGTTAATGCCAGAAAGTGTGTCTAAAATGGCTAATAATCCTATTGTTTTTGGTTTAGCAAATCCTTTTCCGGAAATCGCCTATCAAACGGTTATGGACGTTAGAAAAGATGTTATCTTTGCTACAGGACGTGGGGACTATCCCAACCAAGCAAATAACCTTATTGCTTTTCCTTATATTTTTAGAGGCGCCCTAGATGTACATGCCTCTACAATTAATGGAGCCATGCAACAGGCTGCTGTACAAGCTATCCAAGCCCTTGCACAAGAAGATATTCCTGTTTTAGTACGTAAATACTATGGTGAAACCATGAGTTTTGGGAAAGAGTATATATTACCTAAGCCAATGGATCCACGGTTGCTGTCTACTGTTTCTACAGCAGTTGCACAAGCAGCTATAGCCTCTGGAGTAGCCAAAAAGTCTATTTCTGATTGGGATGCATATCGACAAGAATTAGTCCGAAGAGTAGGACATTAAAATTAAATAATAGTAACTCCCCAGGTACCCTATATTTCTGTATAAAACAGATGTTTTTTTATGACTGATATATAATGAAATACAAAATTATCGATAAAATTTTTGGTGGCACATTTGTTGATATGTCAAAGTTGATAAAAATATTTTTATTTAACCATCAATAATTTTTATAAAAGCAAAAAAAGGTACCTGGAGAGTTACATATAATATACATAGATCTAATACGCTGTAAACGTACTAATTAGGAATATAATGAAATATCCTAAGCCTTATATAAACCATTTAAACGTAAAAATTTCTTTGAACAACAATTCAAATACAAAAAATTAACAATACAGATCAATATATGTGCTTATTTTGAATAAAAGTAGTCATTTTGGCGTAAAAAAAGAATTTTCAGTCATAATTAGATGAATGAACTCAGGTTTATGTTATTATATTTGCTATTAAAATAATCTATTTTATAATATATATATCTATGTTTAATATAATTCTATTAGGCCCTCCAGGTTCAGGAAAAGGGACACAAGCGGAACTATTGGTTAAGAACCATAACTTTTTTACCATTAGTCTAGGTGAAATATTTCGTAAGCACATTGAAGAAAATTGTACCAATAAAACATTCATTCAAAAATATATAGATAATGGAGAATTAGTACCAGATAACCTATCTTTTGCCTTACTAGAGCAATTTATACAAAATACACCTAAAGGGAAGCCAATATTATTTGATGGATTTCCAAGGACTATGAGCCAAGCTATATTCTTAAACGAAATGCTCAACAAGTATCATACTAAGATAGGCTGTGTGATTCTTTTAGATGTGGCGTACGAAACATTATTACAGCGTTTAAAAGAACGTGCAATTATTCAGGGTAGAGCTGATGATCAAGATGATCAAAAAATTAAAACACGTATGCATATATATGCGGAACAAACGTTACCTATTGTAAGGTACTACCAAGAACAACACCTCTTATACAGAGTAGATGGTACACTAAGTACAGATCAGGTAACAAAATCTATAGAGTTTTTTTTTGATAGACTGTTATAGTATTCAGCATATTCCTCAGCTATAAACAGAGGGGTCATTCAAGAGTGGATTTTAAAT
The nucleotide sequence above comes from Cardinium endosymbiont of Culicoides punctatus. Encoded proteins:
- the greA gene encoding transcription elongation factor GreA — its product is MTYYTEEGLELLKQELSWLKSEGRIKVANDLSEAREKGDLSENAEYDAARDAQGLLEAKIASLEQLIANARVLDEREIDLSRISILCKTRVKNKKTGVESVFMLVSQEEADLKKGKISVNSPMGKGLLGKKVGEFALIDTPSGLIELEILEIGLSL
- a CDS encoding adenylate kinase, whose translation is MFNIILLGPPGSGKGTQAELLVKNHNFFTISLGEIFRKHIEENCTNKTFIQKYIDNGELVPDNLSFALLEQFIQNTPKGKPILFDGFPRTMSQAIFLNEMLNKYHTKIGCVILLDVAYETLLQRLKERAIIQGRADDQDDQKIKTRMHIYAEQTLPIVRYYQEQHLLYRVDGTLSTDQVTKSIEFFFDRLL
- the rlmN gene encoding 23S rRNA (adenine(2503)-C(2))-methyltransferase RlmN gives rise to the protein MSDLSTPNCPKQSIYNITLKDLSDWLIEQGEKSFRATQIWNWLYVKRVDTFSEMSDLSISTRWLLDKHFSLTTMVEDTLQRSKDGTIKCLLKLSDGNLIETVLMKHAYGLSICVTTQVGCNIGCTFCASGLLTKSRDLTAGEIVEQVRYMQKKLDLEADKKRVSHIVVMGIGEPFDNYDNVLRFIRIVNHPQGLAIGARHITVSTSGLDRKIRAFAHEGLQVNLALSLHAANNELRTRIMKLNKAIPIEKLMEAVDYYLDQTNRRITFEYILLKDVNDLESSAFDLANLILARNRLHLIHVNLIPYNPVHEFDHYKRSESKAIHRFVSILRAQGINAVVRGEHGTDIDAACGQLRSKQLKARAAIRPIAIGINS
- the ychF gene encoding redox-regulated ATPase YchF, which gives rise to MALKCGIVGLPNVGKSMLFNALSNGSAASANFPFCTIEPNLGVVAVPDERMSVLATLANSKHIIPTSIEFVDIAGLVQGAHSGEGLGNKFLGHIREVDAIVHVIRCFKDDNVVHVAGSIDPAFDKQIIDHELRCKDIDSLTKRLSKVEKLAKTGSKPHQQEYELLNHLLKTLEQDGDIRNIQLKPTEQEMVQSWQLLTSKPVIYFANVDEATLLGKSNAYLSSLKKAIAEENAEIVIGCAALEVQFNALDGDEKQFFLEEYKLTESGLDKLIRSAYELLRLITYFTVGPQEVRAWTIEKGTKAPEAAGVIHSDFQRGFIKAEVISFQDYKTFKNENACREAGKLRIEGKDYMVQDGDVMLFRFNV
- a CDS encoding 4Fe-4S dicluster domain-containing protein — encoded protein: MALRITDACINCGACEVECPNTAIYEGGMEWQWSKGTQLKTVELNGESFDATMPQAPYASDIFYIAKEKCTECVGFHEEPQCAAVCPVDCCVLDLDYPEDREKLLEKKIFLHGE
- a CDS encoding malic enzyme-like NAD(P)-binding protein, whose translation is MSKINVSKEEILQYHAAFPAGKIGTCVTKPLSTPRDVVMAYTPGVGTVCEEIMAVSEQVYKYTGKSNLVGVISNGTAVLGYGHIGPLAAKPVMEAKAMILKRFAGVDAFDIEIDATTPEDVIKVVKAIAPTFGALNLEDIKAPECFQIEQELIAQLDIPVMHDDQHATAIVASAALLNALLIANKDLAKVRITFSGAGAGAIATAKLLIALGANPSHIIMCDRKGVIRADRAELDPLKAPFATDHSVHTLHDAVVDADVFIGLSSGNVLMPESVSKMANNPIVFGLANPFPEIAYQTVMDVRKDVIFATGRGDYPNQANNLIAFPYIFRGALDVHASTINGAMQQAAVQAIQALAQEDIPVLVRKYYGETMSFGKEYILPKPMDPRLLSTVSTAVAQAAIASGVAKKSISDWDAYRQELVRRVGH
- a CDS encoding DUF3276 family protein; this translates as MEVQKGKEEVYSKRVNAGKRVYFFDIKETKDKEYYLTITESKKRTEEKGISYEKHKIFLYKEDISKFTHALNDVFHYFKDSLMPDYEFDKTE